A window of the Desulfobacula toluolica Tol2 genome harbors these coding sequences:
- the lpxB gene encoding lipid-A-disaccharide synthase gives MILTGEPSGDFHAGHLVKKIRQSKNNIYFSGIGGPHLKNQNVDLFYDIANLSAMGITEVLAQLGQIKKAFDLFKKKLRVNKPDLIILVDYPGFNLKAARFAKEHCQIKILYYITPKVWAWKKSRLKKIKTYVDHAALILPFEERIFKKAGISSTYVGNPLVDEYPENISKPFFGTSCLSAKKTDYLIISLLPGSRASEIKNLLKIMIKAAVIIHQTHNLQVKRKKICFIISQASLIHEKNIKAILKKYSFDQIFEIYDGPVKNILLKSDLVIAASGTVTLEAALCCVPTILIYKMSVISYWIAKLFVKLKYAGLANLIVNGQVMPELLQNNATPEKISQKALYMIDHLSCFQDKLQMVRKLLGNKGASKRTAGIAMHMIQKIIQ, from the coding sequence ATGATTCTTACAGGTGAACCTTCCGGTGATTTCCATGCAGGGCATCTTGTTAAAAAAATCAGACAATCCAAGAACAATATTTATTTTTCAGGTATTGGCGGACCTCATCTTAAAAATCAAAATGTAGACCTTTTCTATGACATTGCAAATCTTTCGGCAATGGGAATTACCGAAGTCCTGGCACAGTTGGGACAGATAAAAAAAGCCTTTGATTTATTCAAAAAAAAATTAAGGGTTAATAAACCGGATTTAATTATACTTGTGGATTATCCTGGATTTAATCTAAAAGCGGCCCGGTTCGCAAAAGAGCATTGCCAGATAAAAATTTTATATTATATCACACCCAAGGTATGGGCATGGAAAAAATCCAGGCTTAAAAAGATCAAAACATATGTGGATCATGCAGCATTAATTCTTCCTTTTGAAGAAAGAATATTTAAAAAAGCCGGTATTTCTTCCACTTATGTCGGTAACCCCCTGGTAGACGAGTATCCTGAAAATATATCAAAACCTTTTTTTGGAACAAGCTGTTTATCGGCAAAGAAAACGGATTACCTGATTATCAGTCTGCTTCCCGGGTCAAGAGCGTCTGAAATAAAGAATCTGCTTAAAATCATGATCAAAGCGGCTGTTATTATTCATCAAACACATAACCTGCAGGTCAAACGAAAAAAAATATGTTTTATTATTTCTCAAGCATCTTTAATTCATGAAAAAAACATAAAAGCTATTTTAAAAAAATATTCATTTGACCAAATATTTGAAATTTATGACGGCCCGGTTAAGAATATATTGTTAAAATCAGACCTCGTGATTGCCGCTTCCGGAACCGTTACTCTTGAAGCCGCGCTTTGTTGTGTTCCAACCATTCTTATATACAAGATGTCTGTTATCAGTTACTGGATTGCAAAATTGTTTGTTAAACTCAAATATGCCGGGCTGGCGAATTTAATTGTTAATGGACAAGTGATGCCGGAACTTTTACAAAACAATGCAACCCCTGAAAAAATAAGTCAAAAAGCCTTGTATATGATTGATCATTTGTCTTGTTTTCAAGATAAGTTACAGATGGTCAGAAAATTACTTGGGAACAAAGGGGCTTCAAAAAGAACGGCAGGTATTGCAATGCATATGATCCAAAAAATCATACAATGA